The proteins below are encoded in one region of Flavobacterium nackdongense:
- the panC gene encoding pantoate--beta-alanine ligase, which yields MFANYFNKTPMPIFYGKAVLIDYLKSISTPESTIGFVPTMGALHQGHLSLMQESMANNPITVVSIFINPTQFNNPEDLAKYPRTLEEDLKKIKALNPEIIVYAPAVEDIYEGKPASQAFDFDGLEHQMEGRFRPGHFDGVGTIVKRLFEIVQPTNAYFGEKDFQQLQIVKKMVAKNKMNVNVIGCPIFREPNKLAMSSRNELLSPKEKQEAAIIFETLSKAKEKFENSSAKTVTEWVQKAFENHPTFTLEYFQIADEDTLLPCLRKNKNRKYRAFIAVFVNKIKLIDTISLN from the coding sequence ATGTTTGCAAATTATTTCAACAAAACACCTATGCCTATTTTCTACGGAAAAGCAGTTTTGATAGACTATTTAAAATCTATTTCAACCCCAGAATCCACCATTGGTTTTGTCCCAACAATGGGTGCCTTACACCAAGGTCATTTGTCATTGATGCAAGAATCTATGGCGAACAATCCCATCACAGTCGTGAGTATTTTTATCAATCCAACCCAATTCAACAACCCCGAGGATTTAGCAAAATACCCCAGAACTTTAGAGGAAGACCTAAAAAAAATCAAGGCTTTAAATCCCGAAATCATCGTTTATGCCCCAGCAGTTGAAGATATTTATGAGGGCAAACCGGCTTCGCAAGCTTTCGATTTTGACGGTTTAGAACATCAGATGGAAGGCCGCTTCAGACCGGGACACTTCGATGGCGTGGGCACTATTGTCAAACGGCTCTTCGAAATTGTGCAACCTACCAACGCTTATTTTGGCGAAAAAGATTTTCAACAATTGCAAATTGTAAAAAAAATGGTGGCTAAAAACAAAATGAATGTCAACGTGATTGGCTGCCCCATCTTTCGAGAGCCCAACAAACTAGCGATGAGTTCTCGAAATGAACTGCTTTCACCAAAAGAAAAACAAGAAGCGGCCATCATCTTTGAAACTTTATCCAAAGCAAAAGAAAAATTTGAAAATTCTAGTGCCAAAACCGTAACCGAGTGGGTTCAAAAAGCATTCGAAAATCATCCCACTTTTACTTTAGAATATTTTCAAATCGCTGATGAGGACACCCTTTTGCCTTGTTTGCGAAAAAACAAAAACAGGAAATATCGCGCATTTATTGCCGTTTTTGTTAACAAAATCAAATTGATTGACACCATTTCATTAAATTAA
- the panD gene encoding aspartate 1-decarboxylase, with product MQIQVVKSKIHRVKVTGADLNYIGSITIDEALMEAANLIEGEKVSIVNINNGERFETYVIVGEKNSGAITLNGPAARKVQKDDIIIIISYATLEFEEAKTFKPWIVFPNENDNSLT from the coding sequence ATGCAAATACAAGTAGTAAAATCTAAAATTCACCGTGTAAAAGTTACAGGAGCCGATTTAAATTACATCGGTAGCATCACTATTGACGAAGCTTTAATGGAAGCTGCAAACCTGATCGAAGGCGAAAAAGTATCGATTGTAAACATCAATAATGGCGAACGATTCGAAACTTATGTCATCGTTGGCGAAAAGAATTCTGGTGCAATAACCCTCAATGGTCCAGCGGCTCGTAAAGTGCAAAAAGACGATATTATCATCATCATTTCGTATGCAACGCTAGAGTTCGAAGAAGCCAAAACCTTCAAACCTTGGATTGTTTTCCCAAACGAAAACGACAATTCTTTGACCTAA
- the radA gene encoding DNA repair protein RadA codes for MSKVKTSFFCQNCGAQYSRWQGQCNSCKEWNTIVEEIIQKEEKSSWKPTNSDSKRVSKPLRVNEIDSAPEVRMNTLDCELNRVLGGGIVPGSLILLGGEPGIGKSTLLLQISLKLPYKTLYVSGEESQKQIKMRAERITPNSDNCYILTETKTQNIFKQIEAIEPEIVIIDSIQTLHTDYIESTPGSISQIRETTAELIKFAKESNVPVILIGHITKDGNIAGPKILEHMVDTVLQFEGDRNHVYRILRSLKNRFGSTAEIGIYEMLGNGLREVSNPSEILISHKDEELSGTAIATTLEGMRPLMIEIQSLVSTAVYGTPQRSTTGYNAKRLNMILAVLEKRAGFRLGAKDVFLNVTGGISVDDPAIDLAVVAAILSSNEDIAVNKDFCFAGEVGLSGEIRPVNRVDQRIQEAEKLGFSTIFVSKYNKIALKNTIIKIRLVAKIEDVASELFG; via the coding sequence ATGTCAAAAGTAAAAACTTCCTTTTTTTGCCAAAATTGTGGCGCCCAATATTCTAGATGGCAAGGACAATGCAATTCCTGCAAAGAATGGAACACCATCGTCGAAGAAATCATTCAAAAAGAAGAAAAATCCAGTTGGAAACCCACAAATTCCGATTCGAAAAGAGTTTCGAAACCCTTGCGCGTCAACGAAATTGATTCCGCTCCAGAAGTGCGAATGAACACACTCGATTGCGAACTCAATCGTGTGTTGGGTGGTGGCATTGTTCCCGGTTCTTTAATCCTTTTGGGAGGCGAACCTGGCATTGGAAAAAGCACACTTTTGTTACAAATTTCATTAAAACTTCCTTATAAAACCCTTTATGTTTCGGGCGAAGAAAGCCAAAAACAAATTAAGATGCGTGCCGAAAGAATCACGCCAAACAGCGATAATTGCTACATTCTTACCGAAACCAAAACCCAAAACATCTTCAAACAAATTGAAGCCATCGAACCTGAAATCGTCATCATCGATTCCATTCAAACCTTGCATACCGATTATATCGAATCGACTCCGGGAAGCATTTCTCAAATTCGGGAAACGACTGCAGAGTTGATAAAATTTGCTAAAGAATCGAATGTTCCCGTGATTCTGATTGGTCATATTACCAAAGACGGAAATATTGCCGGGCCGAAAATTTTAGAACATATGGTCGATACTGTTTTACAATTCGAAGGCGATAGAAATCACGTGTATCGCATTTTGCGTTCGCTCAAAAACCGTTTTGGCTCTACTGCCGAAATCGGAATTTACGAAATGCTGGGCAACGGTTTGCGTGAAGTTTCGAATCCATCCGAAATATTGATTTCACACAAAGACGAGGAATTATCGGGAACTGCCATCGCCACTACGCTCGAAGGAATGCGTCCGTTGATGATTGAAATTCAATCCTTGGTGAGCACGGCGGTTTATGGAACGCCACAACGCAGCACAACGGGTTACAACGCCAAAAGACTGAATATGATTCTAGCCGTATTAGAAAAAAGAGCAGGTTTTAGGCTTGGCGCCAAAGATGTTTTCTTGAACGTAACTGGCGGAATTTCGGTAGATGATCCTGCGATTGATTTGGCAGTTGTCGCAGCAATTTTATCATCCAATGAAGATATTGCGGTGAACAAAGATTTTTGTTTTGCGGGAGAAGTTGGTTTATCAGGTGAAATTCGTCCGGTAAACCGTGTGGATCAGCGCATTCAAGAAGCCGAAAAACTTGGGTTTTCAACTATTTTTGTATCCAAATACAATAAAATTGCCTTGAAAAACACCATTATAAAAATTCGATTGGTAGCGAAGATTGAAGATGTAGCGAGTGAGTTATTTGGATAA
- a CDS encoding transglycosylase domain-containing protein: protein MRTRKQKLILTAKIIAATFLALIIALVVFRNELLEQTIAKASFKMASEYNSTFTIKKAEFVGLSGLNFSEIILVPKNADTLFHIHKMKTSINLWRLLVGDVQLGTLEIEKGYVQLVKNKKGRNFDAFLKKEENETHSNEKRDYAQFAFRIISKVLNLVPTDMKVEQLSFRFDDNGKKTTINFEKLRLENKQLETQINVNTKAFTQRIRIAGMADPRNKTADIRFFNIDTGAIKVPYLDERFGLKSSFDSIRLNIQNIDKSGGELHIDGFASIANLMINHKKIASKDVVIKNAKFDYRFLLGSDFVSVDSSSTIQFNKVKFHPYLAYETEKDTIYKLKVAIPKMKAQDFIVSLPDGLFTHFQGMEAQGNFEYKLDFMFNKNKPNKLVFDSKLKKENLRITKYGEANLNKLNGEFVYRAIIQNVQQRPVLVGSDNPNYTPLDQISPYLQKCVLTSEDPSFFSHRGFINEAFKQSILKNIRTKKFSRGASTISMQLIKNVFLTREKTVSRKLEEILLVYILENNRIASKERMLEVYFNIIEWGPNVYGIGEAAQFYFQKTPADLTLKECLFLATIVPKPKKFMWQFDNEGNLKSFANQQQKFLSNLMLRRGILTAEDTIGIANPLQLTGNAHSLLNIKVQDSVAVDSLAVEEPFEF from the coding sequence ATGAGAACCCGAAAACAAAAATTAATACTAACTGCAAAAATAATTGCAGCCACTTTTTTAGCACTAATTATAGCTCTTGTTGTTTTTAGAAATGAATTATTGGAGCAAACCATTGCCAAAGCTTCCTTCAAAATGGCTAGCGAATACAACAGTACTTTTACCATAAAAAAGGCTGAATTTGTTGGACTTTCGGGTTTGAATTTTTCAGAAATAATTTTAGTTCCCAAAAATGCCGACACGCTTTTCCATATCCATAAAATGAAAACTAGCATTAATTTATGGCGATTGTTGGTGGGCGATGTACAATTAGGAACCTTAGAAATCGAAAAAGGGTATGTACAATTGGTCAAAAATAAAAAGGGACGCAATTTTGATGCATTCTTAAAAAAGGAAGAAAACGAAACCCATTCGAACGAAAAAAGAGATTACGCCCAATTTGCCTTTCGAATCATTTCGAAGGTGTTGAATTTAGTGCCGACCGATATGAAAGTAGAACAACTTTCGTTTCGTTTCGATGATAATGGCAAAAAAACGACTATCAATTTCGAAAAACTGCGATTAGAAAACAAGCAATTAGAAACTCAAATTAATGTAAATACCAAAGCATTTACACAACGAATTCGCATCGCTGGAATGGCCGATCCTAGGAACAAAACAGCCGATATACGATTCTTCAATATCGACACAGGCGCCATAAAAGTGCCTTATCTTGACGAACGCTTCGGCCTGAAATCGAGCTTCGATTCCATTCGCCTCAACATTCAAAACATTGATAAATCGGGAGGAGAATTGCATATCGACGGTTTTGCTTCGATTGCCAATTTGATGATCAATCACAAGAAAATTGCCAGCAAAGATGTCGTCATCAAAAATGCCAAATTCGATTATCGATTTCTCTTAGGTTCCGATTTTGTCTCGGTTGACAGTAGTTCGACCATTCAATTCAACAAAGTAAAATTTCATCCTTATCTGGCATACGAAACCGAAAAAGACACTATTTACAAACTAAAAGTGGCGATTCCGAAGATGAAAGCACAAGATTTTATCGTTTCGCTTCCCGATGGTTTGTTCACTCATTTTCAAGGGATGGAAGCCCAAGGCAATTTCGAATACAAACTGGATTTTATGTTCAATAAAAACAAACCTAACAAACTGGTGTTTGACAGCAAACTGAAGAAAGAAAATCTACGAATTACCAAATACGGCGAAGCCAATCTGAACAAACTCAACGGCGAATTTGTCTATCGAGCCATCATTCAAAACGTGCAACAACGCCCTGTTTTAGTAGGTTCTGATAATCCAAATTACACGCCTTTGGATCAAATTTCGCCTTATTTGCAAAAATGCGTTTTAACCTCTGAAGACCCTTCTTTTTTCTCCCATCGGGGTTTTATCAACGAAGCTTTCAAGCAATCGATTCTCAAAAACATTCGCACCAAGAAATTTTCTCGTGGCGCGAGTACCATCAGTATGCAATTAATTAAAAATGTATTTCTGACCCGAGAAAAAACAGTTTCCCGAAAATTGGAAGAAATCCTGTTGGTTTACATTCTCGAAAATAATCGAATTGCCAGCAAAGAACGTATGCTCGAAGTGTATTTTAACATCATCGAATGGGGACCCAATGTCTATGGGATTGGTGAAGCAGCACAATTCTATTTCCAGAAAACTCCAGCCGATTTAACGTTGAAAGAATGTTTATTTCTAGCGACCATCGTTCCAAAACCCAAGAAATTTATGTGGCAATTTGACAACGAAGGAAACCTGAAATCGTTCGCCAACCAACAACAAAAATTCCTAAGCAATTTGATGTTACGCCGTGGAATTCTAACTGCCGAAGACACCATAGGAATAGCCAATCCGTTGCAGTTGACAGGAAATGCCCATTCCCTTTTGAACATCAAGGTGCAAGATTCAGTTGCAGTCGATTCTTTGGCTGTGGAAGAGCCGTTTGAGTTTTAA
- a CDS encoding aldo/keto reductase produces MKYTTLPNTDIKVSKICLGTMTFGEQNTEAEGHAQMDYALENGVNFFDTAEMYSIPSNPKTYGSTEKIIGTWFQKTGNRDQVVLASKIAGPNPNFGYMREKVDFSAASLKFALDQSLNRLQTDYIDLYQLHWPERKTNFFGQRGFKVQHDAWEDNIQSVLETLDGFVKAGKIKHIGLSNETPWGIMRFLEESKYQNLPRIKTIQNPYSLLNRLFETASSEICIRENVGLLAYSPMAFGVLSGKFLSGEKHPKSRLSLFPQFARYNSAQCAEATRLYNEIAVKNGLTLTELSLAFVTQQAFLTSTIIGATTMEQLKENIATFDVVLSDEILNEINAVQASIPDPAP; encoded by the coding sequence ATGAAATACACCACTTTACCCAATACAGATATAAAAGTTAGTAAAATTTGCCTTGGCACAATGACTTTTGGAGAACAAAATACCGAGGCAGAAGGTCACGCCCAAATGGATTATGCCCTCGAAAATGGAGTCAATTTTTTCGACACTGCCGAAATGTATTCTATTCCTTCCAATCCAAAAACCTATGGCAGCACCGAGAAAATCATTGGAACTTGGTTTCAAAAAACCGGAAATAGAGATCAGGTAGTTTTGGCCTCTAAAATTGCTGGTCCTAACCCAAATTTCGGGTATATGCGGGAAAAAGTAGATTTTTCGGCAGCCAGTTTAAAATTTGCATTAGATCAAAGTTTAAATCGCCTTCAAACGGATTATATCGATTTGTATCAATTGCATTGGCCAGAACGCAAGACAAATTTCTTTGGGCAACGGGGATTTAAAGTACAACACGATGCTTGGGAAGACAATATTCAAAGCGTCCTTGAAACATTGGATGGTTTTGTCAAAGCAGGAAAAATAAAACATATTGGACTGTCGAATGAAACACCTTGGGGAATTATGCGTTTTCTGGAGGAAAGCAAATACCAAAATCTCCCAAGAATAAAAACCATTCAAAATCCGTATTCCTTATTGAATAGACTGTTCGAAACAGCTTCGTCAGAGATTTGCATTCGCGAAAATGTAGGTTTGTTGGCATATTCGCCAATGGCTTTTGGGGTATTATCCGGTAAATTTTTGTCAGGCGAAAAACATCCTAAATCAAGGCTCAGTTTGTTTCCTCAATTTGCCAGATACAATAGCGCACAATGTGCCGAAGCTACTCGATTGTATAATGAAATTGCGGTCAAAAACGGATTGACATTGACAGAATTGTCTTTGGCATTTGTAACCCAACAAGCTTTCTTGACTAGTACCATAATTGGCGCAACAACGATGGAACAATTAAAAGAAAATATCGCCACTTTTGATGTGGTTTTATCCGATGAAATCTTGAACGAAATTAATGCAGTTCAAGCAAGTATTCCGGATCCTGCTCCTTAA
- a CDS encoding HepT-like ribonuclease domain-containing protein, whose product MNNKYYQALQAIKTSIDNIENFIGNPKSFELYDGNILVQAAVERNLEIIGEATKRLLDIDPAIAISNTRSIINTRNKISHGYDEIENPQIWGIIINHLPRLKTEVENLLNDGINK is encoded by the coding sequence ATGAACAATAAGTATTATCAAGCGTTGCAAGCTATAAAAACGAGCATCGACAATATTGAGAACTTTATTGGAAATCCAAAATCGTTTGAGTTATATGATGGAAACATACTTGTTCAAGCAGCAGTGGAAAGGAATTTAGAAATAATTGGCGAAGCCACAAAACGACTTTTGGATATAGATCCAGCAATTGCAATTTCTAATACTCGCAGCATTATCAATACTCGAAACAAAATAAGCCACGGATATGACGAGATTGAAAACCCGCAAATATGGGGAATTATTATCAATCACCTGCCCCGATTAAAAACAGAAGTTGAAAACTTATTAAACGACGGAATAAACAAATGA
- a CDS encoding nucleotidyltransferase family protein, whose translation MIHPNFQPNMPIIIDLFKKYNIQNAYFFGSVLTEKFDNESDLDILINFKPEITDPLLKGELMWDLQFAIEDAFHRNVDLLQETTPKNPYFIKELQETKQLVYEQ comes from the coding sequence ATGATACATCCAAATTTTCAACCGAATATGCCTATCATAATTGATTTATTTAAAAAATATAATATACAAAACGCTTATTTTTTTGGTTCAGTTCTTACTGAAAAATTTGATAACGAAAGTGATTTGGATATTTTAATAAATTTTAAACCTGAAATCACCGATCCCTTACTAAAAGGTGAATTAATGTGGGATTTGCAATTTGCGATTGAAGATGCTTTTCATCGAAATGTCGATTTATTGCAAGAAACAACCCCTAAAAATCCCTATTTTATTAAGGAACTTCAAGAAACTAAACAGCTAGTTTATGAACAATAA
- a CDS encoding OmpA/MotB family protein, producing the protein MIKRISLGLLIVALSTSCVSKKIYNDLENKYADLKKENRSISDENAELLQSKNQLELERDALNKELAKVKSEREKAVADYAALNKKMDVLKASYAALEKNSDESLKSNMAKNRELLEQLGAKEKALAREQEELNKKNQRLQELEALIAAKEESMRKLKETLSKALNSFEGKGLTVEQKNGKVYVSMENKLLFKSGSWAVGTEGKTAVVEVGKVLGDNPDISVLIEGHTDDDPFGGSGPIADNWDLSTKRATAIVAILSENKAVNKQNLTAAGRGEFSPLASNATAEGKAKNRRIEIILTPRLDEISKMLQDLD; encoded by the coding sequence ATGATAAAAAGAATTTCCCTCGGATTGCTGATTGTAGCCCTATCAACTTCTTGCGTTTCTAAGAAGATTTACAATGATTTAGAAAATAAATATGCCGATTTAAAGAAAGAAAACCGCAGCATTTCGGATGAAAATGCGGAGTTGCTCCAATCAAAAAACCAACTCGAATTAGAGCGTGACGCTTTGAATAAAGAGTTGGCCAAAGTCAAATCGGAACGCGAAAAAGCAGTTGCGGATTATGCGGCTTTAAATAAAAAAATGGATGTCCTAAAAGCGTCTTACGCTGCATTAGAAAAAAACAGCGATGAATCTTTGAAATCTAATATGGCTAAAAACCGTGAATTATTGGAGCAATTGGGAGCCAAAGAAAAAGCTTTAGCGAGAGAACAAGAAGAATTGAACAAAAAAAATCAACGTTTGCAAGAGTTAGAAGCTTTGATTGCGGCCAAGGAAGAAAGTATGCGAAAACTCAAAGAAACGCTTTCGAAAGCCTTGAATAGTTTTGAAGGGAAAGGCTTGACCGTAGAACAAAAAAACGGAAAAGTGTATGTTTCTATGGAAAATAAATTACTCTTCAAATCAGGAAGTTGGGCCGTTGGAACAGAAGGTAAAACCGCTGTTGTCGAAGTAGGGAAAGTGTTGGGTGATAACCCTGATATTTCGGTTTTGATTGAAGGACACACCGATGATGATCCTTTTGGAGGCTCAGGACCCATTGCCGACAACTGGGATTTATCAACCAAAAGAGCAACGGCAATTGTTGCTATTTTAAGCGAAAATAAAGCGGTCAACAAACAAAATTTAACCGCTGCCGGTCGAGGTGAATTCTCGCCATTGGCAAGCAATGCTACCGCCGAAGGAAAAGCCAAAAACCGTAGAATCGAAATTATCTTGACTCCAAGATTAGATGAAATTTCTAAGATGTTGCAAGATCTAGATTAA
- a CDS encoding exodeoxyribonuclease III — protein MKIISYNVNGIRSAISKGFIDWLQQADPDVICLQEIKATPEQIPLLDFELAGYPFHYWFPATKKGYSGVAILSKTKPNNVVYGTGIEHMDFEGRNIRVDFDDVSVMSLYLPSGTNIERLEHKFMFMDDFQNYINELKKEVPNLVICGDYNICHEAIDIHDPIRNKKVSGFLPEERAWLDGFMKSGFIDSFRHLNKEPNNYTWWTMRFPSARLENKGWRIDYCLVSEPLKQKIKRAVILPEAKHSDHCPSLVEIE, from the coding sequence ATGAAAATCATTTCCTATAATGTCAACGGTATTCGATCCGCAATTTCCAAGGGTTTTATCGATTGGTTGCAACAAGCCGATCCCGATGTGATTTGTCTTCAGGAAATTAAGGCGACTCCTGAGCAAATTCCACTATTAGATTTTGAATTGGCGGGCTATCCTTTTCATTATTGGTTTCCAGCCACCAAAAAAGGCTATAGCGGTGTGGCTATTTTGTCGAAAACAAAACCTAATAATGTGGTTTACGGAACCGGAATCGAGCATATGGATTTCGAGGGAAGAAACATTCGGGTCGATTTTGACGATGTATCGGTGATGAGTTTGTACCTTCCATCGGGAACTAATATCGAAAGACTCGAGCACAAATTTATGTTTATGGATGATTTTCAAAACTATATTAACGAGCTTAAAAAAGAAGTTCCAAATTTGGTAATTTGCGGTGATTACAACATTTGCCACGAGGCAATTGACATTCACGATCCTATTCGCAATAAGAAAGTTTCAGGATTTTTACCCGAAGAAAGAGCTTGGTTGGACGGTTTTATGAAAAGCGGATTCATTGACAGCTTCCGACATTTAAACAAAGAACCTAATAATTACACTTGGTGGACAATGCGATTTCCTTCGGCAAGATTAGAAAACAAAGGTTGGCGCATCGATTATTGCTTAGTTAGCGAACCGTTAAAACAAAAAATCAAAAGAGCCGTTATATTACCGGAAGCCAAACATTCTGACCATTGTCCGAGTTTGGTGGAAATAGAATAA
- a CDS encoding GNAT family N-acyltransferase encodes MGLVTAKEVAKAINTDKYGLLGTFSGWLLMKVLKISTLNKIYDRNKHLSEVEFLNAILDEFQIKFEIPEEDFKRLPKDGAYITISNHPLGGIDGILLLKLMLEKEPNFKIIANFLLHRIDPMKPYIMPVNPFENHKDAKSSVIGIKETLRHLRDGKPLGMFPAGEVSTYKDGKLMVDREWEEGAIKVIRKAQVPVVPIYFHAKNSSLFYFLSKISDTLRTAKLPSELLTQKNRVIKVRIGKPISVAEQNELTTIEEFSEFLRRKTYMLANPFEKETPFLPKPNLKLPKNPKQIVRAASEDKMLSEINSLREKDCRLLESKNYEVFFAKAEEMPNLLHEIGRLREITFREVGEGTNESIDIDSYDTHYRHLFLWDGDAKKIAGAYRMGLGSEIYPNYGIEGFYLTDLFRFEPELYDMLHHSIEMGRAFIVKEYQQKPMPLFLLWKGIIHITLRHPEHKFLLGGVSISNQFSNFSKSLMIEFMKSNFYDPYIAQYIHPKKEFKVKLKDADKDFIFDEAEADLNKFDKLIDELEPGALRLPVLIKKYIKQNARVIAFNVDPLFNNAIDGLMYIRISDLPDSTVKPVMEEFQAELERKLTEKEE; translated from the coding sequence ATGGGTTTAGTAACCGCAAAAGAAGTGGCCAAAGCAATAAATACGGATAAGTACGGCCTTTTAGGTACTTTTTCGGGTTGGTTGTTGATGAAAGTTTTAAAAATTTCTACCTTAAATAAAATATACGACAGAAACAAACACTTGAGCGAAGTGGAGTTTTTGAATGCTATTTTAGATGAATTCCAAATCAAATTCGAAATTCCTGAAGAAGATTTCAAACGTTTGCCTAAAGATGGCGCTTATATTACTATTTCTAACCATCCATTGGGTGGCATTGACGGTATTTTGCTTTTGAAATTAATGTTGGAAAAAGAACCTAATTTCAAAATCATTGCCAATTTTCTCTTGCATCGTATCGACCCGATGAAACCGTATATTATGCCAGTCAATCCTTTCGAAAATCACAAAGATGCCAAATCGAGCGTGATTGGAATCAAGGAAACCTTGCGACATTTGAGAGACGGAAAACCCCTAGGAATGTTTCCAGCCGGGGAGGTTTCGACCTATAAAGACGGCAAACTAATGGTGGATAGAGAATGGGAAGAAGGCGCCATAAAAGTCATTCGAAAAGCACAAGTTCCTGTTGTACCCATTTATTTTCATGCTAAAAACAGCAGTTTATTTTATTTCCTTTCGAAAATAAGCGACACTTTGCGCACCGCAAAATTGCCTTCGGAATTGTTGACTCAAAAAAATCGAGTGATAAAAGTTCGTATCGGAAAACCCATTTCGGTAGCAGAGCAAAATGAACTCACCACCATCGAAGAGTTTTCAGAATTTTTGAGACGAAAAACCTATATGTTGGCCAATCCGTTCGAAAAAGAAACTCCTTTTTTACCCAAACCCAATTTAAAACTGCCCAAGAATCCGAAGCAAATAGTTCGCGCCGCCAGTGAAGATAAAATGCTTTCGGAAATAAATTCCTTACGCGAAAAAGATTGCCGATTATTGGAAAGCAAAAACTACGAAGTGTTCTTTGCCAAAGCCGAAGAAATGCCCAATTTGCTGCACGAAATTGGTCGTTTGCGCGAAATTACATTCCGAGAAGTTGGCGAAGGCACGAACGAATCTATCGATATTGATTCCTACGACACCCATTATCGTCATTTGTTTTTATGGGATGGCGATGCCAAAAAAATTGCCGGAGCCTATAGAATGGGATTGGGTTCAGAAATTTATCCCAATTACGGCATTGAAGGCTTTTACCTGACCGATTTGTTCCGATTTGAACCCGAATTGTACGATATGCTCCACCATTCAATCGAGATGGGACGCGCCTTTATCGTCAAAGAATACCAACAAAAGCCAATGCCTCTTTTCCTGCTTTGGAAAGGAATTATTCATATCACGCTACGTCATCCTGAACATAAATTCCTACTTGGCGGTGTAAGTATTAGCAATCAATTTTCGAATTTCTCGAAATCATTGATGATTGAATTCATGAAATCGAATTTTTATGATCCTTACATTGCCCAATACATTCACCCTAAAAAAGAATTTAAAGTCAAACTAAAAGATGCCGACAAGGACTTTATTTTTGATGAAGCCGAAGCCGATTTGAATAAATTTGACAAATTGATTGATGAATTAGAGCCCGGCGCTTTGCGTTTGCCTGTTTTAATCAAAAAATACATCAAACAAAATGCGCGTGTCATTGCTTTTAACGTGGACCCATTGTTCAACAACGCTATTGACGGTTTAATGTACATTCGAATTTCGGACCTTCCGGACAGTACCGTAAAACCAGTTATGGAAGAATTTCAAGCAGAATTAGAACGAAAATTGACTGAGAAAGAAGAGTGA
- a CDS encoding DUF2752 domain-containing protein, with the protein MTSINYTINTKSKRKIYGIIGAFITLMVPFFLIYFDQNAHLETDQSLCPLKMLSGFPCPGCGMTKSLVYFYEGDVYKSLYFNIFGPLVVAFCVATIIVLSTELITNKEYFNQLLFNKKLAYGLAIFLASYHFIRIIYFIKNNSIDDILRQSIWR; encoded by the coding sequence ATGACATCAATAAATTATACAATTAATACCAAGTCAAAACGTAAAATTTACGGAATCATCGGCGCTTTCATAACGTTGATGGTTCCGTTTTTTTTAATCTATTTCGATCAGAATGCGCATCTTGAAACGGATCAGTCTTTGTGTCCGCTGAAAATGCTAAGTGGTTTTCCTTGTCCGGGTTGCGGAATGACAAAATCATTGGTTTATTTTTATGAAGGAGATGTATACAAAAGCTTGTATTTCAATATTTTTGGACCCTTGGTAGTTGCGTTTTGTGTTGCGACAATTATAGTTCTTAGCACAGAATTAATAACCAACAAGGAATATTTCAATCAGCTTCTTTTTAATAAAAAATTGGCCTATGGATTGGCTATTTTTCTAGCAAGTTATCATTTTATTAGAATTATTTATTTTATAAAAAATAATTCTATTGATGATATTTTGCGTCAATCGATTTGGAGGTAA
- a CDS encoding DUF4234 domain-containing protein, with product MENTITEHWNQPNNPIPVFKVDPVIVLILGFITCGLYHIYWNIKVAEVLNAVTGREVISSPIAIFAGCCFPINVYFFYLAGREGLPEVYRRIGYPQKDDSTLLIVLGFFFPMAAAMIVQNDINKLYN from the coding sequence ATGGAAAACACCATTACCGAACATTGGAATCAGCCCAATAACCCAATTCCCGTATTCAAAGTCGATCCAGTCATTGTTTTAATACTCGGATTTATCACTTGCGGATTGTATCATATCTATTGGAATATCAAAGTGGCCGAAGTGTTGAATGCAGTCACAGGCCGCGAAGTAATTTCGTCGCCAATTGCTATTTTTGCAGGATGTTGTTTTCCTATCAACGTTTATTTCTTTTATTTAGCTGGAAGAGAAGGGTTGCCAGAAGTGTACAGACGCATTGGTTATCCGCAAAAAGACGATTCCACCTTATTGATTGTTTTAGGATTTTTCTTCCCGATGGCAGCTGCCATGATTGTTCAAAATGACATCAATAAATTATACAATTAA